The Ananas comosus cultivar F153 unplaced genomic scaffold, ASM154086v1, whole genome shotgun sequence genome includes a region encoding these proteins:
- the LOC109705801 gene encoding agamous-like MADS-box protein AGL80 translates to MARKKVSLAWIANDSTRRATFKKRRKGLMKKASELATLCDVRTCVVVYGLGEAQGKVWPSPAEAARVLARFKSMPEMEQCKKMMNQEGFLRQRVAKAQEQLRKQERENRELETTLLMYDGLNSVAEGVGAVGRLRDLAIEDATSLAWMVEMKAKAVQERIDILKAQMHHTASAAATAAASSSHAAAVIQQHQGPADALVAKDKTPLEAAMEALQRQNWFMEVMNPSIDNNVLFGSVSAQAEEMMLMQPYIDTTMPWLDPYFPLN, encoded by the coding sequence ATGGCCAGGAAAAAGGTGAGCTTGGCATGGATCGCAAACGACTCGACGCGGCGGGCGACGTTCAAGAAACGGCGCAAGGGGCTGATGAAGAAGGCTAGCGAACTGGCGACGTTGTGCGACGTGCGGACGTGCGTGGTGGTGTACGGGCTCGGGGAGGCACAGGGGAAGGTGTGGCCGTCGCCTGCGGAGGCTGCACGCGTGCTGGCGCGCTTCAAGAGCATGCCCGAGATGGAGCAGTGCAAGAAGATGATGAATCAGGAGGGCTTCCTGCGCCAGCGCGTCGCCAAGGCCCAGGAGCAGCTCCGCAAGCAGGAGCGCGAGAACCGCGAGCTCGAGACCACCCTCCTTATGTACGACGGTCTTAACTCCGTCGCCGAAGGTGTAGGTGCGGTCGGCCGGCTGCGTGACCTGGCCATCGAGGACGCCACCAGCCTCGCCTGGATGGTTGAGATGAAGGCCAAGGCCGTGCAGGAGCGCATCGATATCCTAAAAGCCCAGATGCATCACACCGCTTCTGCCGCCGCCACGGCCGCTGCCTCCTCCTCACACGCTGCCGCGGTAATCCAACAGCACCAAGGACCGGCCGACGCGCTGGTCGCGAAGGATAAGACGCCGCTCGAGGCTGCCATGGAGGCACTGCAGCGACAGAACTGGTTCATGGAGGTGATGAACCCTAGTATCGACAATAACGTTCTCTTCGGCAGTGTCAGTGCGCAAGCGGAAGAGATGATGTTGATGCAGCCCTACATTGACACCACAATGCCGTGGCTCGATCCCTACTTCCCTCTTAACTGA